The Tenacibaculum jejuense genome includes a window with the following:
- a CDS encoding O-antigen ligase family protein, which yields MKDKYTEENIKLISKIILILYLLVPLSPLVVPLEYEAFQWLWISIVNVIAIIFLYYKRDYFNFFTFSKSFRNFLVLSVSFFFFSCLSVVKSISIVDSIANLGRLVNIFTAIFSLFIIVRTDPKSYFALVSQTVTILLIFFSSKTIFYFFEHFSDPRTIKLYQGFAFVHNFGNINIYTAWTVISLPFAYFLFLFSGRIWKYLGAFGVFLSYLALFLSGSRTALLSLFLITLILVFFSVKQYFKLKHKQWVINTFIIILIPIFSIFLTLNTNRLDSRKMNSISSITMFYPDNYKSAELILRKNKEIENHNIVLPTKEKDDFLVSIVKKFGSGRYEIWRSALNTFIENPFLGVGYGNYQIYSKGDYTQRKKFRGNSTPRRVHNDFLEKFVETGILGGTLYLLLFLYLIFLLFKQLKKEDPINVPVLLILVLISLAYFLDASLNFPLERATIQVIFIILAVFILVLTDRNKVHKTEQTPSSVFHVLSIVLIGMLSLFSLFSNYKNYQTFKEYVLIKADLEENNVLGSKKAKKKYGEIENILGGYPVKKKLANFYLSTYAFNEGNYQKSIDILDQLKNENIDFHNINKLKAQTFLIGIKNLDSAKFYSEDVFKNYPSFHGNYEILKSIHIANKDTVNFLNTMCKYIYHTTGDVEEWVKYANIKNDKGRNLNQAIQVLDTALAYNEDNIYNKYKLIEAKKKLLDYNKVIAHIKKEKINKLYQDIVNLYKVQKFKESKVLLNQLLKIKSDDHFALLYMGIVEMQLKNYKVAISFLSEVIEKNVFKDGKPEFCRGYCYEQIGEIENSKKDYKSSREKKFPQALNLPKSKYE from the coding sequence ATGAAAGATAAATACACTGAAGAAAATATTAAGTTGATCTCAAAAATTATACTAATACTATATTTATTAGTACCGTTGTCTCCATTAGTTGTACCACTAGAATATGAGGCTTTTCAGTGGTTGTGGATTTCAATAGTAAATGTTATAGCTATAATTTTTCTATACTACAAGAGAGATTATTTCAATTTTTTTACATTTTCAAAATCATTTAGAAATTTCCTTGTTTTAAGTGTATCGTTCTTTTTCTTTTCTTGTTTGTCTGTAGTGAAGTCGATATCTATTGTAGATAGTATAGCTAATTTAGGACGGCTAGTAAATATTTTTACAGCAATTTTCTCACTTTTTATAATTGTGAGAACTGATCCTAAAAGTTATTTTGCTCTAGTTTCACAAACAGTAACAATTTTATTAATTTTTTTTAGTTCGAAAACTATTTTTTACTTTTTTGAGCACTTCTCTGACCCTAGAACGATAAAATTATATCAAGGGTTTGCTTTTGTACATAATTTCGGTAATATTAATATATATACAGCTTGGACAGTTATATCTTTACCTTTTGCATACTTTTTGTTTTTGTTTTCAGGAAGAATATGGAAGTATTTAGGAGCTTTTGGTGTGTTTTTAAGTTATTTGGCTCTGTTTTTATCAGGTTCGCGTACGGCTTTGTTATCTCTTTTTCTTATTACTTTAATACTAGTGTTTTTTTCAGTAAAGCAGTATTTTAAGCTAAAACATAAACAATGGGTTATCAATACTTTTATTATCATATTGATTCCAATTTTTTCAATTTTTCTAACATTAAATACAAATAGATTAGATAGTCGTAAGATGAATTCTATTTCTAGCATTACAATGTTTTATCCCGATAATTACAAGAGTGCTGAATTAATACTCAGAAAGAATAAAGAGATAGAAAATCATAATATCGTTTTACCTACAAAAGAAAAAGATGATTTTTTAGTTTCTATTGTTAAAAAGTTTGGAAGTGGGCGTTATGAAATTTGGAGGTCAGCTTTAAATACTTTTATTGAAAATCCTTTTTTAGGAGTAGGTTATGGTAATTATCAAATTTACAGCAAAGGAGATTATACACAAAGAAAAAAGTTTAGAGGGAATTCTACCCCAAGAAGAGTACATAATGACTTTTTAGAGAAATTTGTGGAAACAGGTATACTTGGTGGAACCTTATATTTATTACTGTTCCTATATTTAATTTTCTTATTGTTTAAGCAATTAAAGAAGGAGGATCCAATTAATGTTCCAGTATTATTAATCTTAGTGCTAATTAGTTTAGCTTACTTTCTTGATGCATCACTTAATTTTCCTCTAGAAAGAGCGACTATACAGGTGATATTTATTATACTGGCTGTTTTTATACTAGTACTAACAGATAGAAATAAGGTGCATAAAACTGAGCAAACGCCGTCAAGTGTGTTTCATGTCTTATCTATAGTTTTAATAGGAATGTTATCGTTATTTTCTTTATTCTCTAACTATAAAAATTATCAAACATTCAAGGAGTATGTTTTAATAAAGGCAGATTTAGAAGAGAATAATGTTTTAGGAAGTAAAAAAGCTAAAAAGAAATATGGTGAAATTGAAAATATTTTAGGGGGATACCCTGTTAAGAAAAAATTAGCTAATTTTTATTTATCAACTTATGCCTTTAATGAAGGTAACTATCAAAAGTCTATTGATATTTTAGATCAATTAAAAAATGAAAACATAGACTTTCACAATATAAATAAATTGAAGGCGCAAACGTTCTTGATTGGAATTAAAAACTTAGATAGTGCAAAGTTTTACTCTGAAGATGTTTTTAAAAACTATCCATCTTTCCATGGGAATTATGAAATTTTAAAAAGTATCCATATTGCTAATAAAGATACAGTAAACTTTTTAAATACGATGTGTAAGTATATTTATCACACTACTGGAGATGTAGAAGAATGGGTTAAATATGCAAATATTAAGAATGACAAAGGAAGAAACTTGAATCAAGCAATTCAGGTTTTAGATACTGCCTTAGCTTACAATGAGGATAATATTTACAATAAGTATAAATTAATAGAAGCTAAGAAGAAATTATTAGATTATAATAAAGTAATTGCGCATATTAAAAAAGAGAAGATAAATAAATTATATCAAGATATTGTGAATCTGTATAAAGTGCAAAAATTCAAGGAATCTAAGGTTCTTTTAAATCAATTATTAAAAATTAAATCAGATGACCATTTTGCACTTTTGTATATGGGGATTGTTGAAATGCAATTAAAAAATTATAAAGTGGCTATTAGCTTTTTATCTGAAGTGATAGAAAAAAATGTTTTCAAAGACGGTAAGCCTGAATTTTGTAGAGGATATTGTTATGAACAGATAGGAGAAATAGAAAATTCAAAAAAGGATTATAAAAGTAGCAGGGAAAAGAAATTTCCGCAAGCTTTAAATTTACCAAAATCTAAATATGAATAA
- a CDS encoding rhomboid family intramembrane serine protease, with protein MNKIILGLILVNVLTSIKGFDDEAFFNKFKFQVGKILQGEKIRMFTSGFLHADWAHLGFNMYALYLFGGGVAVSFGNINFMCIYLVSLLFGGLYSLYRNKDNYYYSAIGASGAVSGVMFASILLFPNKSYSFIFFPFFSFPAYALGIGYLLYSIYGMKKQIGNIGHSAHLGGAIGGYAITLLLRPNVIQNNPKMLLLLGGIILVFLLFGNKIENL; from the coding sequence ATGAATAAAATAATTTTAGGTTTAATTTTGGTTAATGTTTTGACTTCAATTAAAGGATTTGATGATGAAGCTTTTTTCAACAAATTTAAGTTTCAGGTAGGGAAAATTTTGCAAGGAGAAAAAATAAGGATGTTTACTTCTGGGTTCTTACATGCAGACTGGGCCCACTTGGGATTTAATATGTACGCACTTTATTTGTTTGGTGGAGGTGTTGCTGTATCTTTTGGAAATATAAATTTTATGTGTATTTATTTAGTAAGTCTTTTATTCGGAGGATTATACTCTTTGTATAGAAATAAAGATAATTACTATTATTCTGCTATTGGTGCTTCAGGAGCAGTATCTGGGGTAATGTTTGCTTCTATTTTACTGTTTCCAAATAAATCATATAGTTTTATTTTTTTTCCATTTTTTAGTTTTCCAGCTTATGCTTTAGGTATTGGATATTTGTTGTATTCTATTTATGGAATGAAAAAACAAATTGGTAATATAGGACATTCAGCACATTTAGGGGGTGCTATTGGTGGATATGCTATAACTCTACTATTAAGACCTAATGTTATTCAAAATAACCCTAAAATGTTATTATTGTTAGGTGGAATAATTTTAGTATTTCTATTATTTGGAAATAAAATTGAGAATTTGTAA
- a CDS encoding lysophospholipid acyltransferase family protein, which yields MKYVVFILIYPIIWCFSRLPMRLLYAFSDFLFLLVYYVVGYRKDVVYNNLKLAFPEKNDNELKTLRKKNLRHFCDFLVESIKSFSLSEKEVKKRYKFTNPEVLHEVEKTGKSIILSGAHLSNWEWSVSIPLVSNIQLFGSYTPIKNPYLDNYLVKSSRGRFGMISYKTHSTVTQLARNIRNKRQGAYILLSDQSPVIQNTHYWRTFLGVKVPVHVGLEVLSKRFDMAIVNYTTKKIKRGYYETTFELITDSPKEFENYQITDKYLNINEKSIREQPEYYLWTHKRFKHKDKYEEWVEKYKK from the coding sequence ATGAAGTATGTTGTATTTATACTAATTTACCCTATCATTTGGTGTTTTTCTAGACTACCTATGCGTTTGCTATATGCTTTCTCTGATTTTTTATTTTTACTTGTTTACTATGTGGTAGGTTACAGGAAAGATGTTGTTTACAATAACTTAAAACTTGCTTTTCCAGAAAAAAATGATAATGAATTAAAAACACTTCGAAAAAAGAATTTACGCCATTTTTGTGATTTTTTAGTAGAAAGTATTAAATCTTTTTCTCTTTCTGAAAAAGAAGTAAAGAAACGTTATAAATTTACTAATCCGGAAGTATTACATGAAGTAGAAAAAACTGGTAAAAGTATCATATTATCTGGAGCTCACTTAAGCAATTGGGAATGGTCTGTTTCTATTCCATTAGTATCTAACATACAGCTTTTTGGTTCTTACACTCCAATTAAAAACCCATATTTAGACAACTACTTAGTAAAAAGTTCTAGAGGTCGATTTGGTATGATTTCATACAAAACACATAGCACAGTCACTCAACTAGCTAGAAACATTAGAAACAAAAGACAAGGTGCATACATTTTACTTAGCGATCAATCTCCTGTGATACAAAATACACATTACTGGAGGACTTTTTTAGGGGTAAAAGTTCCTGTACATGTTGGATTAGAAGTATTGTCAAAACGTTTTGATATGGCTATTGTAAACTATACTACTAAAAAAATAAAAAGAGGATATTATGAAACTACATTTGAATTAATAACTGATAGTCCAAAAGAATTTGAAAACTATCAAATTACAGATAAATATTTAAACATCAACGAAAAATCTATTAGAGAACAACCAGAATACTATTTATGGACTCACAAACGCTTTAAGCATAAAGATAAATATGAGGAATGGGTTGAAAAATATAAAAAATAA
- the bshB1 gene encoding bacillithiol biosynthesis deacetylase BshB1 → MKLDILAFGAHPDDVELGCSATIAKEISLGKKVGIVDLTRGELGTRGSAELRDQEAAKAAEILGVSIRENLAFADGFFKNDKEHQLEIIKMIRKYKPEIVLCNAIDDRHIDHPKGSQLVSDACFLSGLLKIETKLNGALQEKWRPKQVYHYIQWKNIKPDFVVDVTGFMDKKVASVLAYSSQFFDPKSKEPETPITSKNFTESVEYRAKDLGRLIGVDYAEGFTTERYVAVENLSKLI, encoded by the coding sequence ATGAAACTAGACATATTAGCTTTTGGAGCACATCCAGATGACGTAGAACTAGGTTGTTCAGCAACTATAGCTAAAGAAATTTCTTTAGGAAAAAAAGTAGGAATTGTAGACTTAACAAGAGGGGAACTAGGAACAAGAGGATCTGCTGAATTACGTGATCAAGAAGCGGCTAAAGCTGCAGAGATTTTAGGAGTTTCTATTCGAGAAAATTTAGCATTTGCTGATGGTTTCTTTAAAAATGACAAAGAACACCAGTTAGAGATCATTAAAATGATTCGAAAATATAAACCAGAAATTGTTTTATGTAATGCAATTGATGATCGTCATATAGATCACCCAAAAGGAAGTCAATTGGTTTCTGATGCCTGTTTTTTAAGCGGATTATTAAAAATAGAAACAAAATTGAACGGAGCGCTTCAAGAAAAATGGAGACCAAAACAAGTTTATCATTATATACAATGGAAAAATATTAAGCCAGATTTTGTTGTAGATGTAACCGGATTTATGGATAAGAAAGTAGCTTCTGTATTAGCTTACAGTTCTCAATTTTTTGATCCAAAAAGTAAAGAGCCTGAAACTCCGATTACTAGTAAGAATTTTACTGAGAGTGTTGAGTATCGCGCTAAAGACTTAGGGAGATTGATAGGAGTAGACTATGCAGAAGGATTTACAACAGAAAGGTATGTAGCTGTAGAAAATTTAAGTAAATTAATTTAA
- a CDS encoding trans-sulfuration enzyme family protein has protein sequence MDSNKKLGINSICTHVGEVKDEQFKGAVSPIYLSSSYQFYDVDIKRYPRYFNTPNQEALCKKIAALEKTENALIFGSGMAAISTAMFAFLHKGDHVVLQQTLYGGTYNLVVEEFDKFGIEYSFTDSLNTDDFKKEIKSNTKVIFIETPSNPLLKIVDLKAVADLAKKHSIITMIDNTFASSINQTAVDFGIDIIVHSATKYMGGHSDILAGAIAASNEHTDKIWNVAKNFGGSLSDFTVWMLERSMKTMSLRVNHQNANAMKMAEYLEQNPNVDNVYYPGLRSHEDYELAKSQMKGFGGMLSFELQSDLDAMEFQRNLELIKPSMSLAGVESTVLSPTQTSHALLTPEERASQGIKDGLIRFSVGIEEVEDLIADIEQAIEKIKK, from the coding sequence ATGGACTCAAATAAAAAACTAGGGATAAATTCAATTTGTACGCACGTAGGTGAAGTTAAAGATGAACAATTCAAAGGAGCTGTTTCACCAATTTATTTATCATCGTCATATCAATTTTATGATGTAGATATAAAAAGATATCCGAGATATTTCAATACACCAAACCAAGAAGCTTTATGCAAAAAGATAGCTGCATTAGAAAAAACAGAAAATGCTTTAATATTTGGTTCAGGAATGGCAGCAATAAGTACTGCAATGTTTGCTTTTTTACACAAGGGAGATCATGTAGTGTTACAGCAAACTTTGTATGGAGGGACTTATAATTTGGTAGTTGAGGAATTTGATAAGTTTGGAATAGAGTATTCTTTCACAGATAGTTTGAATACAGATGATTTTAAAAAAGAAATTAAATCGAATACAAAAGTTATTTTTATCGAGACTCCTTCGAATCCGTTATTAAAGATTGTAGATTTAAAAGCAGTTGCTGATTTGGCTAAGAAACATAGTATAATCACCATGATAGATAATACATTTGCCTCATCAATTAACCAAACAGCTGTTGATTTTGGAATTGATATTATAGTGCACTCAGCAACGAAATATATGGGTGGTCATTCCGATATTTTAGCAGGAGCGATTGCTGCTTCTAATGAGCACACAGATAAAATTTGGAATGTAGCTAAGAATTTCGGGGGAAGTTTAAGTGATTTTACAGTTTGGATGTTAGAAAGAAGTATGAAAACAATGAGTTTACGTGTAAATCATCAGAATGCTAATGCTATGAAAATGGCCGAGTATTTAGAACAAAATCCAAATGTTGATAATGTATACTATCCAGGTTTGCGATCACATGAAGATTACGAGTTGGCAAAGAGTCAAATGAAAGGATTTGGAGGAATGCTATCTTTCGAATTACAATCAGATTTAGACGCAATGGAGTTTCAACGTAATTTAGAGCTAATAAAACCATCTATGAGTTTAGCAGGAGTAGAAAGCACTGTTTTAAGTCCAACTCAAACTTCTCATGCATTATTAACTCCAGAAGAAAGAGCAAGCCAAGGAATTAAAGATGGATTAATTCGTTTTTCTGTTGGAATAGAAGAAGTGGAAGATTTAATTGCAGATATTGAACAAGCAATAGAAAAGATAAAAAAGTAA
- a CDS encoding Rossmann-like and DUF2520 domain-containing protein, whose translation MISVVIIGGGNVSHHLTQAFLDCNKVELKQLYARNINSIIEFQSRVSITDNITLLTDADVYIIAVSDDAIAEVSSQLPHHKLIVHTSGSVPMDTIANRGKKGIFYPLQSFSKNKTVDFSSIPLCIEAENETDFKLLEKLASFISEKVYAISSDQRSKLHVAAVFVNNFTNHMYKIGNDICESYNVPFEVLLPLIKETALKVEEVKPDFAQTGPAKRKDEKTIERHLELLNSNQKEIYQLITKSIQNG comes from the coding sequence ATGATTTCTGTAGTTATTATAGGGGGAGGAAATGTTAGTCATCATCTTACACAAGCTTTTTTAGATTGTAATAAGGTTGAATTGAAACAATTATACGCAAGAAATATAAATTCAATTATTGAATTTCAAAGTCGAGTTTCTATTACTGATAATATTACTTTGTTAACTGATGCCGATGTTTATATTATTGCAGTTTCAGATGACGCTATTGCCGAAGTTTCATCTCAACTACCTCATCACAAACTAATTGTACATACTTCTGGTAGTGTTCCTATGGATACTATTGCAAATCGTGGAAAAAAAGGAATTTTTTATCCTTTACAAAGTTTTTCAAAAAATAAAACAGTAGACTTCTCCTCTATTCCACTATGTATTGAAGCAGAAAATGAAACCGACTTTAAGTTATTAGAAAAACTAGCTTCTTTTATTTCTGAAAAAGTATATGCTATTAGTTCTGATCAAAGAAGTAAATTACATGTTGCAGCTGTATTTGTGAACAATTTCACCAACCATATGTACAAAATTGGAAATGATATTTGTGAATCATATAATGTTCCTTTTGAAGTATTACTTCCTTTAATTAAAGAAACAGCTTTAAAAGTAGAAGAAGTTAAACCAGACTTTGCACAAACTGGACCTGCAAAAAGAAAAGACGAAAAAACTATAGAAAGACATTTAGAATTATTGAATTCTAATCAGAAAGAAATTTATCAATTAATAACAAAATCAATCCAAAATGGATAA
- a CDS encoding KdsC family phosphatase: MDKSYKELFNDVNTFIFDVDGVLTNGIVTVFPNGELVRQMNIKDGYALKAAVKAGYRVCIISGGKNEGVRTRLEGLGITDIYLGAHTKIDQYNELVQKYNLQPENVLYMGDDIPDLPVMEKVGIPCCPSDAVRELQAISVYISDKKGGEGCARDVIEQIMRVQEKWHDNFDAKYD, from the coding sequence ATGGATAAAAGCTATAAAGAACTTTTTAATGATGTAAACACCTTTATCTTTGATGTTGACGGTGTATTAACTAACGGTATTGTTACTGTTTTTCCCAATGGTGAATTAGTTCGACAAATGAATATTAAAGATGGTTATGCTCTAAAAGCTGCAGTTAAAGCAGGATATAGAGTTTGTATTATTTCTGGAGGAAAAAACGAAGGAGTACGAACTCGTTTAGAAGGTTTAGGAATTACAGATATTTACTTAGGAGCTCACACTAAAATTGATCAATACAATGAACTGGTTCAGAAATATAACTTACAACCAGAAAATGTTTTATATATGGGAGATGATATACCTGATTTACCTGTAATGGAAAAGGTTGGTATACCATGTTGCCCTAGTGATGCTGTTAGAGAACTACAAGCAATATCAGTCTACATATCAGATAAGAAAGGTGGTGAAGGCTGCGCTAGAGATGTAATTGAACAAATTATGCGCGTTCAAGAAAAATGGCACGATAATTTCGATGCTAAATACGATTAA
- a CDS encoding DUF2147 domain-containing protein — translation MRKVIFTFLLVAISTSISAQGIFGKWENRDEETGKVDSVIEVYEKDGKAYAKIVEITDPERQTAVCDKCKGKNKNQPILGMNILTGLEKDGDEWSGGKILDPKNGKTYKCFIKLEEADKLKIRGYIGFSLLGRTAYWFRKK, via the coding sequence ATGAGAAAAGTAATATTTACATTTTTATTAGTCGCAATTTCAACTTCTATTAGTGCTCAAGGCATTTTTGGTAAATGGGAAAATAGAGATGAAGAAACTGGTAAAGTTGATAGTGTAATTGAGGTATACGAAAAAGATGGTAAGGCTTATGCTAAAATTGTAGAAATCACTGATCCTGAAAGACAAACTGCTGTTTGTGATAAATGTAAAGGGAAAAATAAAAATCAACCTATTTTAGGAATGAATATTTTGACAGGCTTAGAAAAAGACGGAGATGAGTGGTCTGGTGGAAAAATTTTAGATCCTAAGAATGGAAAAACATACAAATGTTTTATCAAACTAGAGGAAGCTGACAAACTAAAAATTAGAGGTTATATCGGTTTTTCTTTATTAGGAAGAACTGCATATTGGTTCAGAAAAAAATAA
- a CDS encoding response regulator, producing the protein MKIVTFDHNKLILLSLKKKLSEIGYSTKIARTSKQAIQLIEETQPDLVTLDISSSDYSGIDVLKYLKESSSNAKVVIISEDTEDTDIIDLFDYGIDDFIKKPATLSEIVLRINRIVGLCPIPEELLLKGESQLVREKCIGVVIPCYNEESRLSELEFRRFVRTNIGYHLCFVNDGSSDGTLEELHSLSKGREDYISVLNCEQNGGKAEAVRLGMLHLSKNTDLKFDYIGFLDADLSTDLHDFDDLFRTITASNYKVVSGSRIERMGANITKQSARKIISLTINFVIQKILGMNFKDTQCGAKILEKDLIPLLFEKKFITRWLFDVEMFLRLKKKYGEETMHLICEQPLKRWVHMDGSKLSMRDSLNIAFQLTRIATHYR; encoded by the coding sequence ATGAAAATAGTTACTTTTGATCATAATAAATTGATCTTATTGTCACTTAAAAAAAAGCTGTCTGAAATTGGATATAGCACTAAAATTGCAAGAACTAGTAAACAAGCTATACAATTAATTGAAGAAACTCAACCGGATCTAGTTACTCTAGATATAAGTAGTTCAGACTATTCTGGGATAGATGTTTTAAAATATTTAAAAGAGTCTTCTTCAAATGCTAAAGTAGTTATCATTTCTGAGGATACTGAAGATACAGATATCATAGACTTATTTGATTACGGAATTGATGACTTTATTAAAAAACCTGCCACATTAAGTGAAATAGTACTTAGAATTAACAGGATAGTTGGACTTTGTCCTATTCCTGAAGAATTATTATTAAAAGGTGAATCCCAATTAGTAAGAGAAAAATGTATTGGAGTAGTTATTCCTTGCTATAACGAAGAAAGTAGGCTTTCTGAGTTAGAATTTAGACGATTTGTTAGGACTAATATAGGTTATCATCTATGTTTTGTAAACGACGGAAGTTCAGATGGAACTCTTGAAGAATTACATTCATTAAGCAAAGGAAGAGAAGATTATATTAGTGTTCTTAACTGTGAGCAAAATGGAGGAAAGGCTGAAGCTGTTCGTCTAGGTATGTTACATCTTTCAAAAAATACAGATTTAAAGTTTGATTACATAGGTTTTCTAGATGCTGATTTATCTACAGATCTACATGATTTTGATGATTTGTTTAGAACAATAACAGCTTCGAATTACAAGGTTGTAAGTGGTTCTCGAATAGAGAGAATGGGAGCAAATATAACTAAGCAATCAGCTAGAAAAATTATCAGCCTAACAATTAATTTTGTGATTCAGAAAATTTTAGGAATGAATTTTAAGGATACACAATGTGGAGCTAAAATTTTAGAGAAAGATTTAATACCATTACTATTTGAAAAGAAGTTTATAACAAGATGGCTCTTTGATGTTGAAATGTTTTTAAGACTCAAAAAGAAGTACGGAGAAGAAACAATGCATTTAATTTGTGAACAACCATTAAAAAGGTGGGTTCATATGGATGGTTCAAAATTGTCAATGAGAGATTCATTGAATATAGCCTTCCAATTAACAAGAATAGCAACACATTACAGATAA
- a CDS encoding response regulator: MKIVTIDDQTLVLLSVEKKLSDLGYEVHTAKTGQGGVALIDQINPDLVIVDINLRHMSGLDIAKYVKDSPNLNSKVMIMSGETQEETIIKGFNLGADDFMKKPVSLNEIVARVRKLIGEPNDKKEATHENDSNGLIREKCIGVVIPCYNEEDRLLSDEFTEFVYANLGYHLCFVNDGSTDKTLEVLNKLSKGREDYISVYDCPKNGGKAEAVRLGMLHLAKNIELDYIGFLDADLSTDFKDFDDLVKTIESTNYKIVSGSRISRMGANINKQSARQLISLTINFIIQKILGMKFKDTQCGAKIIDKDVIPLLFEKKFITRWLFDVEMFLRLKKKYGEEAKQLICEQPLKRWVHADGSKLSMKDSLKIAFQLTKIATHYR; encoded by the coding sequence ATGAAAATTGTAACCATCGACGACCAAACATTAGTGTTACTTTCTGTAGAAAAGAAATTATCAGATTTAGGTTATGAAGTACATACTGCTAAAACCGGTCAAGGAGGTGTCGCATTGATTGATCAAATTAATCCAGACTTGGTTATAGTAGATATTAATCTTAGGCATATGTCTGGTTTAGATATTGCAAAATATGTAAAAGATTCTCCTAACTTAAATAGTAAGGTGATGATTATGTCTGGTGAAACTCAAGAAGAAACTATTATTAAAGGTTTTAATTTAGGTGCTGATGATTTTATGAAAAAGCCAGTTTCACTTAATGAAATTGTTGCCAGAGTTCGAAAACTAATTGGAGAACCTAATGATAAAAAAGAAGCAACTCACGAAAATGATAGTAATGGACTAATACGAGAAAAATGTATTGGAGTGGTTATACCATGTTACAATGAAGAAGATCGTTTGCTTAGTGATGAATTCACAGAGTTTGTTTATGCAAACTTAGGATATCATTTATGTTTTGTAAATGACGGAAGTACAGACAAAACATTAGAAGTTCTTAATAAACTTAGCAAAGGAAGGGAAGATTATATTAGCGTTTATGATTGCCCTAAAAATGGAGGTAAAGCCGAAGCAGTACGTTTAGGAATGCTTCATTTAGCTAAAAACATTGAATTAGACTATATTGGTTTTTTAGATGCTGATTTATCTACAGATTTTAAAGATTTTGATGACTTAGTAAAAACTATTGAAAGTACAAATTATAAAATAGTTAGTGGTTCCAGAATTAGTAGAATGGGAGCCAATATTAACAAACAATCAGCAAGACAGTTAATTAGTTTAACAATAAACTTTATTATTCAGAAGATTCTAGGTATGAAGTTTAAAGATACTCAATGTGGAGCTAAGATTATAGATAAAGATGTAATTCCATTACTATTTGAAAAAAAGTTTATAACGAGATGGCTTTTTGATGTAGAAATGTTTCTTAGATTAAAAAAGAAATACGGAGAAGAAGCAAAACAATTAATTTGTGAACAACCACTAAAAAGATGGGTACATGCTGATGGTTCTAAATTATCTATGAAAGATTCTTTGAAGATAGCCTTCCAATTAACAAAAATAGCAACACACTACAGATAA